A genome region from Musa acuminata AAA Group cultivar baxijiao chromosome BXJ3-5, Cavendish_Baxijiao_AAA, whole genome shotgun sequence includes the following:
- the LOC135637929 gene encoding large ribosomal subunit protein uL6: MKTILSSQTMDIPEGVTVKVNAKIVEVEGPRGKLTRDFKHLNLDFELIEGGKKLKVDAWFGSRKTTAAIRTSISHVQNLISGVTKGYRYKMRLVYAHFPINASITNSNTCIEIRNFLGEKKVRKVDMLEGVQIFRSEKVKDELVLDGNDVELVSRSAALINQKCHVKNKDIRKFLDGIYVSEKGTVNEEA; the protein is encoded by the exons ATGAAGACGATCCTCTCCTCGCAGACGATGGACATCCCCGAGGGAGTCACGGTGAAGGTGAATGCCAAGATCGTCGAGGTGGAGGGCCCGCGCGGGAAGCTCACCCGTGACTTCAAGCACCTCAACCTCGACTTCGAGCTCATCGAGGGCGGGAAGAAGCTGAAGGTGGACGCTTGGTTCGGCTCGCGGAAAACCACCGCCGCCATCCGCACCTCCATCAGCCACGTCCAGAACCTGATCAGCGGCGTCACCAAGGGGTACCGCTACAAGATGCGTTTAGTCTACGCCCACTTTCCCATCAATGCCTCCATCACCAACAGCAACACCTGCATCGAGATCAGGAACTTCCTCGGCGAGAAAAAG GTGCGGAAAGTTGATATGCTTGAAGGTGTGCAAATTTTTCGGTCTGAGAAGGTCAAGGATGAGCTTGTCCTTGATGGGAATGACGTGGAACTTGTCTCTCGCTCTGCTGCCTTGATCAACCAG AAATGCCACGTAAAGAACAAGGATATAAGAAAGTTCTTGGATGGTATTTATGTCAGTGAGAAGGGAACAGTTAATGAGGAAGCGTAG